The Coccidioides posadasii str. Silveira chromosome 5, complete sequence genome has a segment encoding these proteins:
- a CDS encoding uncharacterized protein (EggNog:ENOG410PJ95), with product MQENPPSIKSRRVKTVSKGQLIVTIDFGTTYTSNANHHFEMFTDRRQGVSHVFSAKSPSTVAQLMNSPGTWDYREKVPTIIAVAGDNGNRETLWGAEVKTGISSSAWFKIGMAPKLCATLKMIHYCNKRSARV from the exons ATGC AGGAAAATCCTCCTAGTATTAAAAGTAGACGAGTCAAGACCGTCTCAAAAGGTCAATTAATTGTTACTATCGATTTCGGCACGACATACACTAGTAACGCTAACCATCATTTTGAAATGTTCACTGACAGAAGACAAGGAGTGAGCCATGTATTCTCCGCAAAGTCACCAAGTACGGTGGCCCAGCTTATGAATTCGCCAGGAACATGGGACTACCGAGAGAAGGTCCCTACTATCATTGCCGTTGCGGGTGATAATGGCAACCGAGAAACACTGTGGGGCGCAGAAGTAAAGACTGGAATTTCCTCCTCAGCGTGGTTTAAAATTGGCATGGCGCCAAAGCTATGTGCGACCCTGAAGATGATCCATTATTGCAACAAGCGGTCGGCAAGGGTTTGA